The Ancylobacter sp. SL191 nucleotide sequence GCACGCCACGGCCAGCGCCGATCAGTACCGCGACGATGACCGGAATGGCGATCAGCAGCGCCGCCGACAGCCAGGGGCTGGTCACCACCATCATCACCGCCGCGCCGATGAACAGCACGATGTTGCGCAGCGCGACCGAGGCGGAGGCGCCGACCGCCGACTTGATCTGGGTGGTGTCAGCCGTGAGGCGCGAGATGAGTTCGCCCGATTTCGCCTGGTCGTAGAACCGCCCGTCCAGCGTCAGCAGATGGGCGAAGACCTGGGAGCGCAGATCGGCGACGATGCGTTCGCCCAGCGTCATCACAAGGTAGTAGCGCGCCGATGACGCCACCGCGAGCACGGCGACCACGCCGATCATCACCGCGAAATAGCGGTCGATGAAGCCGGCATGCTGCACGTCGAATCCGAAATCGATCATGCGCCGCACGGCGATGGGCACGACAAGGGTCGCCAGCGCCGCGACGATCAGCGCCAGCAGGGCGGCAGTGGCCCGCCCGCGATAGCGCAGTATGTGCGGCCACAGCGCCGCCAGAGGCTTGAGGCGCGGGCGCGCGGCGTTCGGGGCGGGAGGCGGCACGGCGAGGGCGGGGCTTGGCGTCGGGGCCGTTTCCACGGGGTGTCGAGGGGCGGCTTGTGTCACAGTCATGTCTCGGTTATAGAGCCGCTCGGATTTCCGGCAGGATCGTTTAATGAGATCGCCGCGTGGCTCCCGAAAGGGGCCGGCCGTGCGGCGGCGAGGATGCACCCCATGAAGAGCAACATCCATCCCGACTACCACTTCGTGAAGGTGGTGATGACGGACGGCACCGAGTACACGACGCGCACGACCTGGGGCAAGGAGGGCGACGTCCTCCAGCTCGACATCGACGCGAAG carries:
- the rpmE gene encoding 50S ribosomal protein L31 is translated as MKSNIHPDYHFVKVVMTDGTEYTTRTTWGKEGDVLQLDIDAKSHPAWTGGTGQLLDRAGRVSKFQKKFAGFLKA